actagagagtgacagcatagggcaacatggtgtcagcctgtcttgacataaaacaaaattCTGGCTCATTTttagggaattttgcaaaggtgctccaggaaaacctggaaaaatcagggaatttggaaatgtcagctactccagcacgaccttcaatcatttgctttttaaagcgaaagctttactggctgcGAACTTGCGATTTTGCCGTGGCAGTGCTCCggggaggcacatgacgtcacaacgcgcgccttgCCGctgatatttctctctctctctctcgctccctagtcactactgcgcatgcgttgCTAGTAGgcagcaccgagccacaggtgtttcGCCTGTGTGCAGCGCCGCGCCATTCCGCCTCCGCTGTTTGGTTTGACGTCATACGGTGTTTcttgtcgttgcgctcgcctccgctcacttTGCCAGCTGCTttgcatgcctgataacataccggcggattgaaaaggagagctcgcatgTGCCGTAACCACAGTTGAGGCAGCACTGTGGACAGTGATAATTATGATAAGCAGGTAAGCAGGGGGAGGCCTGGAATAAACATTGGAACGAGATGAAGCGGAAACGAATAGCCAAGGAAACAGACAAACAGCGTGCCGAAcaactggctaaacgccgcaacatagctagacaaccgcactaacctggacttgcaatcaagattacccaaggctaaccatgctatgccttagctttcgctacgtatatcctggcatagctgagctaagccactgccaatttatttgtgtgcttgtttctgtaCAGGGGAGACAGCTGAAGCAGCAAATTTGAAGATgtagaaatgcgctttccaacgagaccaagatggtggcTCTCGATTGCGCCGTTCCAGAGATgttgtggcttgaaaaacgctgtGCTTTCATGATTTCCACTAAATTTCTTGCCACCTTGGCTGGTAAAACacattttttagagcacttctaccTGGTTTATAGGGATGGTATTTTGGAATCAGACAGATAGAcagttatagaaactgaaaatgtgattttcagaaaatatattttttggcTATTTTTCGTGATGCGAAACCTGTGTCCCCACCTTAAAGAATCCCagctggtcagaattaatccgtgATCCCTCACTGCGGTATGCCTCATAACCATATTGGTTTTGGCCCATAATACCGCAGGATTatgctgcagcggtggcgtagaggcagAGCATccacctcgcatgcaagaggGCCGCGGTACGAATTCCGCTGCCGTGCAATTTTCCActggacttaaaaaaaaaatcaataaaaaattCGCATGCTGATAAAATTGAATAAACAAGCCTGGAATGTGGCCTCGTcccagtgaccagaaccagtaatgcgctccctcaccagagcaggattggccaccctggtgcagtacttggctacATCCTCATatgtgaatacaacaatcaaaccccggccctcagtctccgGCAGCTGCGAAGCATTTGACCACAATGGTgatcagacctgtgacgcagcagaggctgTTAAGAATcgctggatccggacaggccgccattggaatctgaacctggcaacgctttacgctagaacgttatctagtgcggcgagtctagcagtgctattggaggaattagagggcagtaactgggatataatagggctcagtgaagttaggaggacaaatgaagcatatacagtgctaaaaagccggCACGTTGTGTGTTACCGGTGCTTAGCAGAGAGActagaactaggagtcggattcctgattaataagaatatagctggtaacatacaggaattctatagcattaacgagagagtggcaggtcttgttgtgaaacttaataagaggtacaaattgaaggtcgtacaggtctacgcccctacatccagtcatgatgaccaggaagttgaaagcttctatgaggacgtggaatcggcaatgggtgatgtcaaaacaaaatacactatcctgatgggcgacttcaatgccagggtaggcaaaacGCAGGCTGGAGACAACTCAGTGGGGGAGTATGGCTTAGGTTATGggaatagcaagggagagttgttagtagagtttgcagaacggaataatttacggataatgaataccttcttccgcaagcggcatagccgaaagtggacgtggaggagtccaaatggcgagactagaaatgaaatagacctcatactttgcgctaaccctggcatcatacaaggtgtggacgtgctcggcaaggtgtgctgcattGACTATAGGATGGTatgatctcgaattagcctagacttgaagtGGTAACGTTAAAAACTGATAgataagaagccgatcagtgagttagcggtaagagggaaaatagaggaattccggatcaagctggagaacaggtattcggctttaactcaggaagaggaccttagtgttgaagcaatgaacgacaatcttatgggcatcattaaggaatgtggaatagaagtcggtggtaactccgttagacagaatatcagtaagctattgcaggagacgaaagagctgatcaagaaacgccaatgtatgaaagcctctaaccctacagctagaatagaaccggcagaactttccaagttaatcaacaagcgtaagacagctgacataaggaagtataagatggatagaattgaacatgctctcaggaatggaggaagcctaaaagcagtgaagaagaaactaggaataggcaatgatcagatgtatgcattaataatatggataaaatagttcaagtggctgaggagttctatagagatttatacagtagcagtggcacccacgaagataatggaaaaggaatagtctagaggaatttgacatcgcacaagtaacgccggaagaagtaaagaaagccttaggagctatgcaaagggggaaggcagctggggaggatcaggtaaccgcagatttgttgaaggatggtgggcagattgttctagaaacactggccaccctctatacgcaatgcctcatgacttcgagcgtaccggaatcttgcaagaacactaacataatcctaatccataagaaaggggacgccaaagacttgaaaaattatacaccgatcagcttgctgtccgttgcctacaaagtatttactaaggtaatcgcaaatagaatcaggaacaccttagagttctgtcaaccaaaggaccaggcaggattccgtaaaggctagtcaacaatagaccatattcacactatcaatcaggtgatagagaaatatacAGAATATAAccaccaacccttatatatagctttcattgattacgagaaagcgtttgattcagtcgaaacctcagcagtcatggaggcattacggaatcagggtgtagacgagccgtatgtaaaggtactgaaggatatctatagcggctccacagccactgtagtcctccataaagaaagcaacaaaatcccaataaagaaaggtgtcaggcagagagatacgatctctccaatgctattcacagcctgtttacacgaggtattcagagacctggagtgggaagaattgaggataaaagttgatggagcataccttagcaacttgcgattcgctgatgatatattgccttgcttagtaactcaggggaccaactgcaatgcatgcttactgacctggagaggcaaagccgaagggtgggtctaaaaatgaatctacagaaaactatagtaatgtttaacaatctcggaagagagcagcagtttatgataggtagcgaggcactagaagtggtatgggaatacatctacttaggacaggtagtgaccgcggatacgggttatgagactgaaataatcagaagaataagaatcggctggggtgcatttggcaggcattctcagatcatgaacagcaggttgccattatccctcgagagaaaagtgtacaacagctgtgtcttaccagtattcgcctacggggcagaaacctggaggctcacgaaaaggattctacataaattgaagacgacgcaacgagctacggaaaaaagaatgatgggtgtaatgttaagaggGGAagagaagagagcagattgggtgagggaacaaatgcgagttaaggcatcatagttgaaatcaagaaaaagaatcgtgcatgggcaggtcatgtaatgaggagggaagatatccgggggtcattaagggctacggactggattccaaaagaatggaagtgtagtagggggcggcagaaagctaggtggatggatgagattaagaagttcgcagagacaacatggccacaattagcacatgaccggggtaatgcCTTCACTTTACATACCCCCGCGTCACAGACAGTTGATACTTGAATTCGAAGCCGCAAAAACAAGTGGCGCGCACACAAGAACAATGTGTTATTGCACTTTCTGCAATCGATACAGTCATCTAGTCTCACTGTCTACTACTCTTGCACAACCCCCTGCATGCCGCCACATTCTTTAATTTCACTTGATATAAATATCTTGCTGCCAAATTATGCTGCGGTAGCTGCACCTAATTTAGTCTGCAATTTGCCACGTGGAAGGATCTGGATGCCATGAGTCACAAAATTATGGCTGCCGTCATGATTAGCCAGCAGTGAAAGAGGGTGTGCAAGGGAACCCACTCTCGCTCTGTTGTCTATGAGCTGCATGAGCTCAGCTGTAATTTAGAATCCTCCACCACAGGTTCATTCATCCTTATTCTGTTAGTATCATTCAAACTGAATACCTTGGACAGAGTGACTACTTCCTCACTTAGCTTTGCGTGGATACTGACATGTTAGCAAAAGATGTTCAATACGTCTTCGTTAATTCAAATTTCATAAGGACGCTTAACAAGTTCAAATTAAACCGAATTTGAATGAACGAAAGTCATTGAAAAAAGCCAGAATTGCTAGAAAGCCCTTGTAACTCACATTGTTTATTGACCAAAATAATCTGTGATCACTTCTTGCTTCTTTGAAAGCAATGGTCATCAGTTTGTCTTCCAAAGCATGAATGTGATGCAAAGCATCACCTTCACCCTCCTTGAATTTAAAGAATGGGTGCGCAAAACCAAGCGCCTCCATTACTTGCAAAGCAGGGGGCTGCATCGGTTCTTCGTCTTCCTTGCCATCTTCATCGATGACAGGTTCTTCACCAGTAGCCTGCGTGAGGACGTTGTCGTCCGTCAGAGCAGCGCACACCTTCACACTGGCATCCGCCTCGATGTAGTTGTCGAAGCTGATCTCTTCCAGTGCATTGCATAATCCTGCGAGGATGACCTTATGCTGACCGGGCTTGCAATCTGCTTCCGTGCCTTGGGCCTCATCTGCCACAATGAAGCCACAGGGGCGGAAACAGTTAGCAACTGTTGCTGTAATGACCTGATCCCTGCCACACACAAACATATGCAAGGCCGTGAACAGTGTCACAGTGTGCTTTCATGTCTGCGCACACAGCGAAACGCTCCAACATGTGGTGCCTTTAGAACGATTTTAAATTCTTAATGACTACCAGGGCCGTTGCTTGCAAGGCTGCCATTGTGTTTGGAGGGAGAAGCACAAGGTTAACGGCCATCAGACCGACATCGACCTTGTGTGCAGAACTGTTGTTGACAATCAAAAGCACTTTTCCATTGCTTAGTTCAAACTTACTGTCAAGCTTGATTAGCCACTGCTTGAATATTTTTTGCGTCATCAAAGCCTTGCGATTAGCTGTGTATTTCGCCAGCAGTGTGCAGATATTTTTGAAGCCGTGAGGCTTAAGAGCAGTTTCTCCGTCCCGGTCCCGTTTGCTGCAAACAAGACGGTTTTGCGCTCCTTGCTGCGCTTCCCGCCTGTACAGCTGTCTCCTTTGTATGTCATTGGCTTGCTTGGTAACAGCTTGTAGAAAAGAGCGGTTTCTTCTGCGTTCAAGATATTCTGTGGCCTTCAAGTACTCCTGCAAAGCACCATTCTACCATGTTGCGCATGTCTTCCGGCTCACATCTTTGCTTTCGCCTGATAAAGTGTGAAACACGATCTTGTGTCTGTCCTGGAAACGATATAGCCACCCATCTGAAGCGCTGAAATGCTTCATCTTAAGGCGAGGCGCGTAATCTGCTGCCTACACATTAATATCAACTACTCAGTGAAATGTCCTGACTTTTCATCTCCTTTATCCAAGTGTCTACTGTGTGCTCCGATTCCGGCTGCTTTGCAGGCCAAAGTGTCTTGTGACTGTTAACACTTTCCTGTCCGTGGGAAAATAAGCACTTTTCGGGTGGTctagtaaacattttttttgctgctacaCCAATTGTTTGATATTAAAATGTTTAGTATCAATTTGTAGAAGAGGTAATGTACTTCTTAATGGTGTTGTTTGAAAGCAAACACTTATTACCAattaattgaaaaaaaatcaCTTAATAAAAAATTTGTAACAAAAACGAGGAAACTCCGCAAAAACGTCGATGCTGCTTTGCACCaagacaacataaaaaaaattcgaaATATACATTTTGAAGGGACAGGCCGTATACAACATTCCTGCAAATATAAACTTTCTATCTGCACACGTTATTTTTTTACAAAGGAAAAGGTTATCCCTAGTGGCTATCGTGCCACCGCACAAAGCAGTTGCGTGATGTGGTGAAGCACAAGTTTGCGGAGCACGTCTCGCAGAAAACGTTCGTTTTTTGTTCCACTTTCCGTTCTTGATAGCACAATTTGCAGTTCCTGTATCTTTGTAGCTTCTGGGGCTTGTGCTTTTGATCCTTAGGGGCACATGTAGCGGGAACAGCAGGAGGAGCCTTGGGTTCTGGATGTTGTTGCTCATCAAGCCCTATGAGCTGCTCTACCAGCTCTAGCCTGAACGCGAACTGATCAAAGCGCGAACCCCTTGACAATTCAGGTACTTCGGGATGTTGCCGACGGTGCTCATCAAATAGAATAAAGCTGTTGACAACAGCAATATCTATACTGTGGAAAAACAGCGTTTTCCACCAACGCACGCACTTCATCAGAACATTGTATGTCCCAATCAGCTGGTCCGATTTATCGACGCCGAGCATGCCCGCATTGTACTTGTCAATCAGCATTGGCTTTTTCACCGATACTTCTTGCCACTTATTGTCCACTTTCCTTCGGCGCTTCGCAAGTACGAATTTGTTGGCTGTGTGGGCTGTCGACATCATGTGAACAACACGCTTGTCCTTCCATTGCAAATATAGTACGTCCTGGTCCCGTAGCCAGCGAACATCTcctctctttgcttttttttcccattGGGTGTCCTTGAGCTCGGCTGGAAAGCCCCGACGATCCTTGCGCGTTGTGCCACAAGCAAGCGTCTTGCGCTCCAACAAGTGTATGAACAAGGATGTCGACGTGTAAAAGTTGTCTAAATAAATGATGTACCCTTGATCTAGGTAGTCCTCTGCCAGTCGCgtcacaacatcgaatgccaGCCCACGTGCGCTAGGTGCTTCACGCTTTCCTGTGTATACACTGAACTGAACAGTGTAACCAGATTTGGAGTCCGCCAAAACCCACAATTTATACCCCCATTTAATAACTTTGTCCCGCATGTACTGTCTAATTCCGGATCTGCCTTTGGATTTTACCATCCTCTCGTCAACGGAGAGGCTCCGATCAGGCTGGAAAAATTGGGCGGATGAGGCGTTGATGTGCTTCAGCAGCGAAGCTACGCGATGCAGCTTGCCATGAGATGCGGCAGTTGTCTTCTCAGGGTCGGACACACTCAGGAATGCAAGCAACGCTTTGAATCTATTTCTTGGCATTACCGAAGGCGGAAGAAGACCAGAAAATAATTTCCGCGTGCTCCAGTAGCAGTGCAAGCGCGGTACTTGTACAATACCCATGTAAATGAGAAGTCCGataaacttcttcatctcatcggGAGTCACTTCCTTCCAAGATCCATCTCTCTCACTGTACGATTGTTTCTCCAAAATGTGCATCCACGCATATTTATTTGTCATCGTGCATATCTCGGTGATTATTTCCGCCGTGAAGAACAGCGCGAAGAAGTCGACGGCTCTTGCGAAGCGCCGCGCGGCACTACGGAGCGCAGTGCCGAGGTCGACTCCTGGCCGTCTTCTCGCGCAAAACTCCACTCTTTGTGCCGCCGCCGACAAGTGGTCCTGTCCAAACGACGTTGACACCCTGCAGAAAAGAGCCGTAGCCTTTAGAACACGCCGCATGTCTTTAGATCTGATCGCGGCCGCGATAAAATGGCTCGGAGTGGAAAACGGAACTTACCGGCGGATACCTGTCGACGTTCCGGGGCTACTTGACGCACTTTCACCGTCCGTGCTGAAGTCAGATGAGTCAAAATCATCTCCCGAGTCTCCGCTGCTACCACCATCACAAAATTCTGATGCAGACTCATCGGAATCCGTCGAAACTCGCCGTTTCCGAGGAGCAGCTGCGCGCGACGTCGACGCCATATCCGAAACTAAACGCGCTCGTCAAGCGCGATTAAAAGGCGTTTTAAAAATCCCTCCCGCggccaaaaaaggaaacacaaaacCGAAACTTGAAAAATAGTTGTCCTTTTATGCGctggatggcgctagctgtccgTAAGCACTCTGAACGGGAGAAAATCGACGttgaaaccatcgataacatacTGTCGACGGGCATAGGCGCGGACAGGAAAGTGTTAATGAAGGCTTCAGCTTCATAAGCCTCCTCAATCGCCTACTTATTTTGTATATAAGGTAAGAGCATGCTCTTCGGAATGCAATGCTTCTTTGCAATGTCCAGTTTGCTATTCTTGCTGGCGTACACTTCCAAGAAGGATCTCCACCTTCTCCTTGAGCGTTTTGGCACTGTAGCCTATGCCACGAGGAGACATTGTGTGGTAGGCCTAATGACCAAGCCTGTCGGCACAACACAAGAGCAGCAAAGTAGCGTACATGGTGAAATACACAAGATGTGAGAGAACCGCTGATATTGCTCCCGGCGACACCACTGGCAACACTGCATGATCGTGCCACGCATCTGGGCAATGCACTGCTCTTGGAGCATTTGCTCCACCTATCGTTATGCCAAGAAACCTTTTGCAGCTTCAGTATGAAATACCTTGAGATAACAAAGTAAGTAAAATCGGCAATTAGCTTTGTTCTGTTGAAATTTCGtagtattgaaattcaaccttttatgtaaataagtacagttgTCGATTGATTTTTCTTGCGCGGAAAGGGACTGCAGAATTTTCCTAATTATGGGGCAATCGAAAAAAGTAAATTTGAATttgaaaacaattcattttgacaaATTTGGGAGTTGGTGACGAAtgtacggtttcatgccacgtcgacaatatcttcacatccgCAGTGCAAATCAAGCGAAGTCCCCACGGCTGATAGTGTGGCCCGccctgggacgacgctatcattaAAAGTGCCAGCGGTGGGGAGCAAATGGGTCATCTGCCTTTCGCTCCATTGAGtcaccgaaacttgagattatgcaacctctaATCATAAATGCACGGGAACACAACTTACATAACATTACGGCGTCTTTGCACGTGCGGCAGATTACTTGTAAAGCAGGGTACGCggctgcgtatgcactcagccacacttaccccccctccccctcccctctcacGTCCGTTTGATCGCGTTGCCGCAAgctcactcccctcccccttttccctttgcttgcatgggaaggcagcactcatgaTGCCACCATCTCTCTTGTCTCACCCTCGAACACTTTCTCTTGCACCTAAAGGAGAAAGCCCACAgggtgcgataggatcttatcgtaTTTCGACTTTATACAGAGCATGATGTGGCTCCACTTCAGCGGTCGCTTTTGTTGCACCAAGTGCAATTCGAGAGGTGcctttgcaagcagccgcttgtacaCTTGTAacaataccagttttaacaatatatcgttTGTAACAATtagaagctgctgcactgtcaacttttgtatgttttgcatggtaaaataacctgcttactacaatgccccgatgccgcattatcggttataacaatgaagttTGGCTGCTTGGCGTCCGAGCCGAAAgctagtgaaatgtgaaatcctgagaagaaaaaagaagacaagaaatTCGTGCCGTTGCACGATGGCCTACTGCTCGAACGGCCACTGTGGGCTCATTTCCCAGCCTTCTCTAAGCGCCTCTCTCCTGTCACCCTTCCAACCCTTTCAACATGAATGGCCTGCGCTGTGACGCGCAAGACCCGCGACAAGCGAGCCCAAGACCCGCGACAAGGAGCCACGGTTCTCGGAGGCCAGGCGCGGGATTGACAGTAGTTGACTGAGCGACGAACAGGTGGCGTGAGTGCGGAGAGGACAGCGGCGCGAGCATGCGAGCGTGCGGGGAGAGAGTGGCAAAAGGGAGAACTCGGAGTGTGGTTGTGGGGTGCGGAAGGTTGGCGTTCGGGAAATAAAGCGGTAGTTCGGGACCACGTGTGGCGTCTCGTCGATCGTGACAAGTGGGGGCTCGTCCGGGATCTACGTGGACATGGAGACAGTGGACGTTCCCGAACAATTGGTACAGCATCTGCTGGGGCAGACAAGCGGATCTACCATGGAATGCGAGCAAATCGCGGCAGCTGTCAGACAAAGACTGATGGCGGCCGAGGCAGTGCCTATGGGTTCTACGACAACGGCGGCGGCGGTTCAACCGGTGAGCGACTGCGCTCCGCGCTCCACAGGAGGTCAGCCAGGTCAGCCTCCAAGGTTTAAGGGGTTCAACGACCATCAGTCCCCCGAGGAATTTTTGGACCGGCTTGAAACGTTTTGTTTGGTCAGCGGTGTCGCAGCTGACAAGAGGCTTACGCACATTGTGCCTGCTGCGCTGGAAGGTAGCGCGAAGTTGTGGTGGCGATTCGTGAACTCGTTTGCGTCGTGGGAGGAGTTCACTGCGGCGTTTATTGCGGAATTCTCCTCCATTGACGTGAAGCGCCGCTTGAAACAATAGCTGGAGCACCGGACGCAACATCCCCAAGAAAATTTAAAGGAATTTATATATACCATCGCGGCCTACTACGACCGGATTGGCGGCGAAGTGCCGGAGTCGGAAAAGGTTGACCGCGTGCTGCGGCAGATGCACCCGCAACTCCAGGATTTGGTGGAGGGAAGACAGTTCAGCAGTCTCGCGGAGTTGGCGAAGGCCGCTGACGGTCTCATGGAGCGTTTCTGGAGGCGCATGCAGTACAAGCCACCACCACCCCCGACTGACCAAGTCGCGAGAGACTTGGCCTTCCAATCGACTATAAACGTGGCCGGCGTGCCGAGAACACAACCCGGAGGGTTGATCACAGCGGCTGCCGCGTCGTTCCAGTATCCGCCGGCGGCATCCCCCTGGCCGTTGCACCCCGCGGCGATACAGCCCTCCTACCACCGAGACCAATTGCACGGATTGGCCGCATTCGCCACAAGGACGCCACATCTCTCAACGCCGTCACAGCAGCAAAGGTACCAGCCACGTGAGCACAGAGAATTCAACTGCCATCGCTGCGGAGGCGTCGGTCACATGGCCCGCGAGTGCCCTACAGGTCGGCGTGG
This genomic window from Dermacentor albipictus isolate Rhodes 1998 colony chromosome 9, USDA_Dalb.pri_finalv2, whole genome shotgun sequence contains:
- the LOC139049797 gene encoding piggyBac transposable element-derived protein 4-like, with protein sequence MHILEKQSYSERDGSWKEVTPDEMKKFIGLLIYMGIVQVPRLHCYWSTRKLFSGLLPPSVMPRNRFKALLAFLSVSDPEKTTAASHGKLHRVASLLKHINASSAQFFQPDRSLSVDERMVKSKGRSGIRQYMRDKVIKWGYKLWVLADSKSGYTVQFSVYTGKREAPSARGLAFDVVTRLAEDYLDQGYIIYLDNFYTSTSLFIHLLERKTLACGTTRKDRRGFPAELKDTQWEKKAKRGDVRWLRDQDVLYLQWKDKRVVHMMSTAHTANKFVLAKRRRKVDNKWQEVSVKKPMLIDKYNAGMLGVDKSDQLIGTYNVLMKCVRWWKTLFFHSIDIAVVNSFILFDEHRRQHPEVPELSRGSRFDQFAFRLELVEQLIGLDEQQHPEPKAPPAVPATCAPKDQKHKPQKLQRYRNCKLCYQERKVEQKTNVFCETCSANLCFTTSRNCFVRWHDSH